Proteins encoded by one window of Microplitis mediator isolate UGA2020A chromosome 1, iyMicMedi2.1, whole genome shotgun sequence:
- the LOC130674652 gene encoding tubulin alpha-8 chain-like, whose translation MREVISIHIGQGGVQMGNACWELYCLEHGIQPDGICPSPESSEGVQTFFNETETGHFIPRAVLIDLEPTVIDEVRTGTYRRLFHPDQMITGKEDAANNYARGHYSLGHEIIDQVMDKLRRVVDKCEGLQGFLIFHAFGGGTGSGFTSLLMEQLSQDYSKKSKLEFAIYPSPHVSTAVVEPYNAILTTHTTLEHSDCAFLVDNEAIYDLCRRNLTIDRPTYTNLNRIIGQIVSSITASLRFDGALNVDLTEFQTNLVPYPRIHFPLATYAPIISCDKAYHEHFTVMELTATCFEPGNQMVKCDPRKGKYMACCLLYRGDVVPKDVNASIATMKTKRAVQFVDWCPTGFKVGINYQPPTVVPGGDLAKVQRAVAMLANTTAIVEPWMRLNNKFDLLYSRRAFVHWFTAEKMEESEFNEARDDLAALEKDYREVGMNFNENNDEDEM comes from the exons CGAGAGGTCATTTCAATCCACATTGGCCAGGGTGGCGTGCAAATGGGTAATGCCTGCTGGGAACTCTACTGTCTCGAGCACGGAATCCAACCCGATGGTATATGTCCATCTCCCGAATCAAGTGAGGGTGtccaaacattttttaatgaaaccGAAACCGGTCACTTTATACCACGTGCTGTTCTAATCGATCTCGAACCAACAGTAATCGATGAAGTCCGAACCGGTACTTACCGTCGGCTTTTCCATCCTGACCAAATGATAACTGGTAAAGAAGATGCCGCCAATAACTACGCCCGTGGTCACTACAGTCTAGGGCACGAGATAATTGACCAAGTGATGGACAAACTTCGACGAGTGGTCGATAAGTGCGAAGGCCTGCAAGGTTTCTTAATATTCCACGCTTTCGGTGGTGGAACGGGTTCCGGGTTCACATCCCTTCTAATGGAACAGCTTTCTCAAgactattcaaaaaaatctaaactAGAATTTGCCATTTATCCATCACCCCATGTATCAACTGCCGTAGTCGAGCCCTACAACGCCATCTTGACCACCCACACAACACTAGAGCACTCGGACTGCGCATTTCTAGTCGACAATGAAGCAATCTACGACCTCTGCCGTCGAAATCTTACGATAGATCGTCCAACTTACACGAATCTTAACCGAATAATTGGCCAAATCGTGTCATCAATTACAGCTTCTCTACGATTTGATGGCGCCCTAAATGTTGACTTGACCGAATTCCAGACAAATCTTGTTCCTTATCCACGGATCCATTTCCCTCTGGCCACTTATGCCCCTATTATTTCATGTGACAAAGCTTACCATGAACACTTTACCGTAATGGAGCTAACGGCAACTTGCTTTGAACCCGGGAACCAAATGGTAAAATGCGACCCACGTAAAGGAAAATATATGGCCTGTTGTCTGCTTTACCGGGGGGATGTTGTTCCAAAGGATGTCAATGCTAGCATTGCCACCATGAAGACCAAACGAGCGGTACAATTCGTCGATTGGTGTCCCACTGGGTTCAAAGTTGGGATCAATTACCAACCACCAACGGTTGTTCCGGGGGGTGATTTGGCTAAAGTCCAAAGGGCCGTTGCAATGCTGGCCAATACGACGGCTATTGTTGAACCCTGGATGAGGCTGAATAATAAATTCGATTTGCTGTACAGTCGTAGAGCTTTTGTTCATTG gtTTACCGCCGAAAAAATGGAAGAAAGTGAATTCAATGAAGCAAGAGATGATTTGGCAGCATTAGAAAAAGATTACCGTGAAGTTGGAATGAATTTCAACGAAAACAATGACGAAGATGAAATGTAG